The following coding sequences lie in one Chryseobacterium arthrosphaerae genomic window:
- a CDS encoding bifunctional aconitate hydratase 2/2-methylisocitrate dehydratase has product MNIYKDYIKEIEERKTQGLHPKPIDSAELLSEIIAQIKDSGNADRTDSLQFFIYNTLPGTTSAAGVKAQFLKEIILGESVVEEITPDFAFELLSHMKGGKSIEVLLDLALGNDTAIAQQAADVLKTQVFLYEADTNRLKDAYNSGNAIAKEILESYAKAEFFTKLPEVAEEIKVVTYIAGEGDISTDLLSPGNQAHSRSDRELHGKCMITPEAQQEIKALQAQHPDASVMLIAEKGTMGVGSSRMSGVNNVALWTGKQASPYVPFVNIAPIVGGTNGISPIFLTTVDVTGGIGIDLKNWVKKVDENGNPVRNEAGEVILEEAYSVATGTVLTINTKEKKLYNGDQELIDLTKSFTPQKMEFIKAGGSYAIVFGKKLQTFAAQTLGIEAPVVFAPSKEISHEGQGLTAVEKIFNRNAVGTTPGKVLHAGSDVRVKVNIVGSQDTTGLMTAQELESMAATVISPTVDGAYQSGCHTASVWDKKAQANIPKLMKFMNDFGLITARDPKGEYHSMTDVIHKVLNDITVDEWAIIIGGDSHTRMSKGVAFGADSGTVALALATGEASMPIPESVKVTFKGEMKPHMDFRDVVHATQAQMLKQFGGENVFQGRIIEVHIGTLPADQAFTFTDWTAEMKAKASINISEDNTLIESLEIAKGRIQIMIDKGMDNHNKVLQGLIDKANKRIEEIRSGEKPALTPDANAKYYAEVVVDLDVIVEPMIADPDVNNEDVSKRYTHDTIRDLSYYGGEKKVDLGFVGSCMVHKGDLKIVSQMLRNLEKQQGKVEFNAPLVVAAPTYNIIDELKAEGDWELLEKYSGFEFNDNAPKGEARTQYENVMYLERPGCNLCMGNQEKAAKGDTVLATSTRLFQGRVVEDSERKKGESLLASTPVVVLSAIIGRIPSIDEYKAAVEGIDLTTFVPSIKELTSTSAH; this is encoded by the coding sequence ATGAATATTTATAAGGATTACATCAAAGAGATTGAAGAAAGAAAAACCCAGGGGCTTCATCCAAAGCCAATTGACAGTGCCGAATTGCTGAGCGAAATCATTGCACAGATCAAAGATTCAGGGAATGCAGACCGAACGGACTCTCTTCAATTTTTCATTTACAATACCCTACCGGGAACGACCAGTGCAGCAGGTGTAAAAGCTCAGTTTTTAAAAGAAATCATTCTAGGTGAATCCGTAGTAGAAGAAATTACTCCAGACTTTGCATTTGAATTATTATCCCACATGAAAGGAGGGAAATCAATCGAAGTGTTATTAGACCTTGCCTTAGGCAACGATACTGCCATTGCCCAACAGGCGGCTGATGTTCTTAAAACTCAGGTTTTCCTTTATGAAGCGGATACCAACCGTTTGAAAGATGCCTACAATAGCGGAAATGCAATTGCTAAAGAGATTTTAGAAAGCTATGCAAAAGCTGAATTCTTCACTAAACTTCCTGAAGTGGCTGAAGAAATCAAAGTAGTTACTTATATTGCCGGTGAAGGAGATATTTCTACCGATTTACTTTCTCCTGGTAACCAGGCGCACTCAAGATCAGACCGTGAGCTTCACGGTAAATGTATGATTACTCCTGAAGCTCAGCAGGAAATCAAAGCTTTACAGGCACAACATCCTGATGCAAGCGTTATGCTTATTGCTGAAAAAGGAACAATGGGAGTTGGCTCATCCAGAATGTCCGGGGTAAACAACGTAGCGCTTTGGACAGGTAAACAGGCAAGCCCTTACGTACCATTCGTGAATATCGCTCCGATTGTAGGAGGAACCAACGGTATTTCTCCAATTTTCCTTACCACAGTTGACGTTACCGGAGGTATCGGTATCGACCTTAAGAATTGGGTGAAGAAAGTGGACGAAAATGGAAACCCTGTTCGTAATGAAGCCGGTGAGGTTATTCTTGAAGAGGCCTATTCGGTAGCTACAGGAACTGTTTTAACAATCAATACAAAAGAAAAGAAATTATATAACGGAGATCAGGAACTGATCGACCTTACGAAGTCTTTCACTCCGCAAAAGATGGAATTCATCAAGGCCGGAGGATCTTATGCTATCGTATTCGGTAAGAAACTACAGACGTTTGCAGCCCAGACACTGGGTATTGAAGCTCCTGTTGTTTTTGCTCCATCAAAAGAAATTTCTCACGAAGGACAGGGGCTTACAGCTGTAGAAAAGATCTTCAACAGAAATGCTGTAGGAACAACACCAGGAAAAGTATTACATGCAGGTTCTGATGTACGTGTAAAAGTAAATATCGTTGGTTCACAGGATACAACAGGTCTTATGACCGCTCAGGAGCTTGAATCAATGGCTGCTACTGTAATTTCTCCAACAGTTGACGGTGCTTACCAATCAGGATGTCACACCGCTTCAGTTTGGGATAAAAAAGCTCAGGCCAACATTCCTAAGCTGATGAAATTCATGAACGATTTCGGTCTGATCACAGCCCGTGACCCGAAAGGTGAATACCACTCTATGACAGACGTTATTCACAAGGTTCTTAACGATATCACTGTAGACGAATGGGCGATCATCATTGGTGGTGACTCTCACACGAGAATGTCTAAAGGAGTTGCTTTCGGAGCTGACTCCGGAACAGTTGCTCTTGCATTAGCTACCGGTGAAGCTTCAATGCCAATCCCGGAATCTGTAAAAGTAACTTTCAAAGGTGAAATGAAGCCTCACATGGATTTCCGTGATGTGGTACACGCTACTCAGGCTCAGATGCTGAAGCAATTTGGAGGAGAGAACGTATTCCAGGGCAGAATCATTGAGGTTCACATCGGAACACTTCCTGCTGACCAGGCATTCACATTTACAGACTGGACTGCTGAAATGAAAGCAAAAGCATCCATCAATATTTCTGAAGATAATACTTTAATCGAATCATTGGAAATTGCTAAAGGCAGAATCCAGATCATGATCGACAAAGGAATGGATAACCACAACAAGGTTCTTCAGGGATTAATTGACAAAGCGAATAAGAGAATTGAGGAAATCAGATCAGGTGAAAAGCCAGCTCTTACTCCGGATGCCAACGCTAAATATTATGCAGAAGTTGTTGTTGATCTTGATGTAATCGTAGAACCTATGATTGCTGACCCGGATGTAAACAACGAAGATGTTTCCAAGAGATATACCCACGATACCATCAGAGATCTTTCATACTATGGTGGTGAGAAAAAAGTTGACCTTGGTTTCGTAGGATCCTGTATGGTTCACAAAGGAGACCTTAAGATTGTTTCTCAGATGTTGAGAAACCTTGAAAAACAACAGGGAAAAGTAGAATTTAATGCTCCTCTGGTAGTAGCAGCTCCTACTTACAACATCATTGACGAGTTAAAAGCTGAAGGAGACTGGGAATTGCTGGAAAAATATTCAGGATTTGAATTCAACGACAATGCTCCAAAAGGTGAAGCCCGTACCCAATACGAAAATGTAATGTACCTTGAGCGTCCGGGATGTAACCTTTGTATGGGTAACCAGGAAAAAGCAGCGAAAGGAGATACAGTATTGGCTACTTCAACCCGTCTTTTCCAGGGAAGAGTTGTAGAAGATTCTGAACGCAAAAAAGGAGAATCTTTACTGGCTTCAACTCCGGTAGTGGTTCTTTCAGCCATCATCGGAAGAATCCCAAGCATTGATGAGTATAAAGCTGCAGTTGAGGGTATTGACCTTACTACTTTTGTTCCTTCTATCAAGGAATTGACAAGTACCAGCGCTCATTAA
- a CDS encoding WG repeat-containing protein → MMNMKNILNILCVFISISIFSQTKSVKKTGVKTGVRTTVKKAPVKAKPNPDLVVINKDLPVLIPKKKGDQFGYVNQNGKFIIQPEYHIAVFFYEDCNLLNSPNQKVRKFGSGNYATVEKDMISYRIDQSGKRVYQFKDADLGKCKFEEYKQQLFQAYILNGFYGIIEKSKFVNAADYRQYQIYPQYQYLYILEGDDVADPMIVASNNDKFGVIDVNNKVIIPFEYSNIKRNFSWKLGKMFEVTKDGKNYYYVDANNKTY, encoded by the coding sequence ATGATGAATATGAAAAATATCCTGAATATTTTGTGCGTTTTTATTTCGATTTCTATTTTCTCACAGACTAAATCCGTGAAGAAAACCGGGGTGAAAACCGGCGTCAGAACAACGGTAAAGAAAGCGCCGGTAAAGGCTAAACCGAATCCCGATCTTGTAGTAATCAATAAAGATCTTCCGGTTCTGATCCCTAAAAAGAAAGGGGATCAGTTCGGCTATGTCAATCAGAACGGAAAATTCATTATTCAGCCGGAATACCATATTGCTGTATTTTTTTATGAAGACTGCAATCTTCTGAATTCTCCTAATCAGAAAGTAAGAAAATTCGGAAGCGGAAATTATGCTACGGTAGAAAAAGATATGATTTCCTATCGCATTGACCAGTCCGGGAAAAGAGTGTATCAGTTTAAGGATGCGGACCTGGGGAAATGTAAATTTGAAGAGTATAAACAGCAGCTTTTCCAGGCTTATATTTTAAATGGTTTCTACGGCATCATTGAAAAATCAAAATTTGTCAACGCTGCAGATTACAGACAGTATCAGATCTATCCCCAATATCAGTATTTGTACATTCTGGAAGGTGATGATGTTGCAGATCCAATGATTGTGGCTTCCAACAATGATAAATTCGGTGTGATTGATGTCAATAATAAGGTGATCATCCCGTTTGAATACTCCAACATCAAAAGAAATTTCAGCTGGAAGCTTGGAAAAATGTTTGAAGTTACAAAAGACGGCAAAAACTATTATTATGTTGATGCCAATAATAAAACCTATTAG